Part of the Bacteroidales bacterium genome is shown below.
GCAGGAATAGTAAAAATATATGAAAACTATCCCTGCCACCGGCGGGAATAGTATAACATATATGAAAACTATCCCTCCACCGGCAGGAATAGTAAAAATATATGGAAACTATCCCTGCCACCGGCGGGAATAATATAACATATGTAAAAACTATCTATGACGTTGGAAGGAATAGTACAACATGCATAAAAGATATCCATGACAATGTCATGAATAGTAAATCATGATAAAATTATTCCAGGACACTGGCGGGAACAGTATAACATGTATTAAATACTTCCAGGGCAAGGGCATGAAGTATAAACATGATGTGTAACACTTTATCGACGATGTCTGGGAATGAAAACATATATGTAAAAAACTCCTGAGAAAGTCAAGAGTACATAAATTTATATGTAATAAACTCTCAACCATAGTCTTTCCCAACTTTCAAACCCTCAAAACCTCCGAACGTTCAAACTCTTCGATTTGATGACCACCAATGAAAAGTAATGACTATTATATTTATCCGTCAGCCTTAGCTTTTTGCTTGCCCTCTGCCAACTGCCCATTGCCAACTGATTTACCAAACTCCTGTCAAACTCCCCAATGACCACAGAATAACTATTGAATGTCTCTGCCAACTTTACTCTTTCCAACCTTCAAACCTTCAAACTCTTTGTCAAACTCCTGTCAAACATTTTATTGCAACCGAATGACTGTTGAATATCTCTGCCAAAACTGTAGCTTTCAGAGTTGCCCACTGCCAACTGCCCACTGCCAACTCTCTATAACCATCAAATATCCCCCTCATTTTTATATTTCTCAGCTTCCTGGTGGGCCCTCCGAAGCGGTTCCGGTATACGATAGCCGGTGGTGCAGTTCAGCACAATTTCACTGGCTTCCTCAATGCCAATCCTGTGACCCGGAGAAACAAAAAGCGGATTGGTATCATCCCGGCTTCGAAGGACATGTCCTATGAGGTTTCCGCTGGCATCCACCAGGTTGCTTCTGGCACCTTTCCAATTGCCAGGTTCTTTGTACTCTCCGGCTAACCAGGTTTTTGCCACCCCGATGGAAGGTTTGTCAAGAAGAAAACCGAGATGGGAGGCAATACCCACTCCCCTCGGGTGGGCAATTCCTTGTCCGTCGAAAAGAAACAGGTCAATGTCTTCTTCTATTTTTTCAAGGGTATCCATGATAAGGGGTCCTTCCCGGAAGCTTAACAGTCCCGGGATGTAAGGATACCCAATGAGATCTATTTCCTGGTAGGTTTTGATGTATTCCAGCCCGGGATAGTAGAACAGGGATATGGCAGAAAAACCGGTCAGGGGCTTTTGGCTGTATGCCACATCTATGCCTGCCACAATCTTAATCTTTTCAGGGCTACCCGAAATGATAAGCTGTGGGGCAATTTCAACCTGCTGTTCAACAGCCCTTTTAGGTGTTATGTTTTTTATCGGATATTTCATATTTTCTTCTGCTTTGTACAACTCAACACCATCGAATCCAATATGTTCATCCAAAGTCATATTAGCCAGTTGGTCCTCTTTTTATGGCCAAAATTTAGCTTAATCCTTTCTTAAAATTAAACGTATTGGACGGCTGAATCTGTTCTGATTGGCGGAGTTTTTGCAGGATGGTATGAAATCGTTTGTCCGAGGGCTTTTCGTATGTAAGATCGATCAGGTACCGGCCAAATCCCCTGGCATCGAGTTTGTTTTTGTGTTGGGTGAGAGAAACCGGCTCTCCGGGCACAATGATGGTCATACCATTCTTTCTGATTCTTTTGAAGGAATAATTTTTATCATCTTTGAAGGTATGATCCTTATCCCTTATATGTACCGGCATTCTGGAATAGAAGAGTTCCGGATAAAAATACACCGGGATGATGCCTTTTTTATTATGGTGTTCAAAAAGGTTGTCAAGGTCATTTTCCAATGGGTAACAGAAGAGTTTGATGTTCTCTTTCCTGAGAAAGTGAATGGCCGCATCGTTGAATACATATACATTCTCATTGGCAGCTATAGTCGAATGCTCAGGAAGGATCAGTTTTTGTGAAAGATGACTGATCATAAAATTCCGGTATCCCTGCTTCCCATATTTTTTGAATAATGAACGGTAGAATGCTATCTTGCCCTCCGGTATGATTTTGGGCAGTTCGAAAAATATTTTGTGGGCATTTTTCTTAATGAGAAAGGCATTGACATCGAGTTCTTTCCACTCATTTTCCGCCAGGTTGATGATGATGTTATCTACTTCCTGAAAGGGTATCTTCTTCAGCCACTTTATGCTGTCAATGCGCACAAATAGCTGTGTTTTCTTCACTTGGCCGGGTTTGGCGAGTGACTGAAGGATGTTTTGTTTGCGATTAGCCGGTAAGCTTGTCATGATCTCCTTGCCGCTTGTGGTGAACTTGTCGGAGAATTTCTTTTGCCTGAGATTGGCCAGGTAAACCAGATCGCCTTTTTGTATTTCCCCGGATTGGGAATGTATAATAACCTTCTCGTCCCAATCCTTTTCAAAAGATTTTACCTTCAAGGCCTTCCTGTTTTCTCCTTTGGGCGACCGGATCCACAGTCTGTTGCCCTGACGAATGGGCTCGTTGGTTTGAAGGATAAAGCCCTTTTGAGTCAGCTCTTCTACTGTTCCCAGGAAAATGCCTGTTGACGGATTTTCTGTAAGGGCTCCGTTTACATCTCCGCCCAGATAATAAGCGGTTTTCTCCCTTCCCGTATCGTATATCAGAAGCTGAGCGGCTTCGTCAATCCTTTCCGGGTGATCAATGGCCATACGGTAAGCCCTGGCAACCTGATATACGTATTCGGCCGATTTTAACCGTCCTTCCACTTTGAGGGAGGAAATCCCCAGATCCATGATTTCAGGAATGTGGTCAATCAACTGGTTATCCTTAAGGCTGAAAAGATATTTCTTTTGGTTTTGGTCGTGATACATCCGCCGGCAGGGTTGCATGCACTTACCGCGATTGGCGCTCATGCCACCCAGGTAGCTGCTGAAAAGGCACATTCCGGAGAAAGAATAGCACAATGCCCCGTGTATGAACAGCTCAATCTGAATGTTGCTTTTTTCCCGTATAGCAGCCAGTTCCCGTTTAGTCAGTTCCCGGGCGAATATCACCCGTTCAAAGCCTAGTTTTTCAGAAAACATTCCTCCCGGGGCATTGTGATTACCCATTTGAGTACTGGCATGGAGCTTCAGGTTGCTGAAGTGGTTCCTGATCAGGTAATACAATCCCCAATCCTGCATGATCACAGCCGATATATCGGTTTGGGAAACCGCATGGAGAATATCAAGCAATTCAGGAAGCTCTTTGTTTTTGATAACGGTATTAAGGGTAAGGTAAACTTTTATGTTGTGTTTACCCGCTTCAGCAAGCAGGGCCTGAAGCTGCGGGATGGTAAAGTTATCAGCTCTTTCCCGGGCATTGAACTGTTTCAGCCCAAGATAAACCGCATCCGCTCCATCCTCCACAGCGGCATGGAACATCTCTGCATTGCCTGCAGGAAGCAGCAGTTCAGGTTTATTCATTCCTTACCTTTTCTTCACACGTAGGACAAACTTTTTTTTGAAATGCTTTGATAATACAATTTTCTTTCAGGATATCATTTCGATCAGCTCCCGGGCTGCAATTTCCGGACCCTTTTGTTCCATGCCTTGTATGCCCAACTGGGTGCGTATCTGGCCTACAAAGACTTCCTGCTGATAGAAATAGTTGAAATATTTTTCGGCAATTTGGTCGTGCTCTTCTTTATACTGAACCGGCCCGAATATGTTGGCGAAATAACTGCTTACTAGGCCGGTAGAAGTTGTGGTGCCCTTGCTCATGACATTGCCTTCACTGAAAATGTCCAGTGCCTTTTTTGCATCGGGAATTCTTTCAATTATCGGTTTATCATCTGTGACCGCTTCATAGTTATTGGCATAGAAGATATAATCTATCTTGGTGCCTTTGACTACCGTTTCGTAAAAAGTTACCGGCAGAATGATCCTGGCGTTGGTCAGATGGGCATTCATCAGAATGGAGCGGTCGATCTGCCCGAAGGCATAACCGGGCTGGAGATCATCGAGCCGCAGGAAAGCTCCTATCTCAGTGCCAATTCCTCTGACAGTGCCGTCATGCTCGATTTCAATGCTTCCCATGTCATCTGCTATAATGGTGGTTTCACTTATGAGGTCTCCGCCGAGCTGTTTATAAGCTTCCAGTGTTTCGGATTTTCCTGCTCCGGTGTCTCCGATCATTAGGATTGAAGCTCTCTTTCCGCTTTGAAGGGAAATTTCGACCAGCGAGCCATGAAAGGGCAATATCCCTTTCTTGATCTTGATAGAATTATGAAGGGTAAGAACCATCTTTTTCAGGTACCCAAAATATCCGAATTCGTCATCCCGGGGACAGGCTCCGATAAACATATCGTTTTCCTTATCCTCGTGGAATACTGTAGGCATTTCTGCCAGATCATCCAATGCGCCTTCTGAGACTCCGTAAAGATAGATGGCATCGGGTTTTCTGTTGAGGTCTTCTTTGGGGGCAATCTCAAAGAGGTTACACGCAGAAAAACCCAGTTCAAAGAATTTTTGGTGAAAATAAATGAAGATCAACAGGTCCCCCACCTTAGCCGGATAGCATAACCATTCATTTTGATTTAAAGTCACCAGTTCCAAGGGATTTTGCTTTATTTCAACAAACTGGCCTTTTCTTCTGTTCATGGGGGTTTTTAGAATTAAAGGCGGGTTCATCATAATCTGCCGAATCAGGGGAATGTCTTTAATGTTGTCAAACCTTGGATTGGAAGCAAAGAGCTCCCGGGCAGGGTAAGAAATACATGCGAATTCTGCGCCCGAATTCACCTGACGGTAGGTTCTCGGATGCTGGCTTATAATGTTTTCGGAAATATCCCGGTAAATTTTTCTTACCAGATGGGTAAGCCTTTCTACCGTTTCATCGAAAGTACGATAGGGCCGTTCATCCAGATTGTCGGATTGCGAGTCGCAAACTATATACCGTTCAAATTCACGCCAGTAATTGTATAAAAACTCCAGCACATTGTTTAGCTCGGTGGGGTGCCTCAATAACTTTTCTGCATCCGGACGGATATTTCTTACTATGGATATGTGGTTCTTGGAAAGGAGTTCCAACAGATCTATAATCTGCCTGATTTGTTCATCGGTGTGTTTTATCTCCAGTTTCTGCGTATAAATCGAATTTTTATCGTATAGTTTTTTGATTCCCTTGCTGACAATTTCATGGAAAAGCTTGCTGTGAATAACTTCTGATGAAGTATCACATAATCTCCCGTTGGTTCCAATAATGATTTTTCTGTTGATAATTTTGTAACTATTCATCTTTTATGGATTTATATAAAACAAACAAGCTATTGACATTCGCAGCTTTTATTGAGTAATGAGTCCCATTAAATACCCAAAAAATCTTTCAAAGTTATAAATTTGAAACAAACGTTATTCAATTTGGGCCTAATTTTAACTGATATGTTTTGA
Proteins encoded:
- a CDS encoding U32 family peptidase; the encoded protein is MNKPELLLPAGNAEMFHAAVEDGADAVYLGLKQFNARERADNFTIPQLQALLAEAGKHNIKVYLTLNTVIKNKELPELLDILHAVSQTDISAVIMQDWGLYYLIRNHFSNLKLHASTQMGNHNAPGGMFSEKLGFERVIFARELTKRELAAIREKSNIQIELFIHGALCYSFSGMCLFSSYLGGMSANRGKCMQPCRRMYHDQNQKKYLFSLKDNQLIDHIPEIMDLGISSLKVEGRLKSAEYVYQVARAYRMAIDHPERIDEAAQLLIYDTGREKTAYYLGGDVNGALTENPSTGIFLGTVEELTQKGFILQTNEPIRQGNRLWIRSPKGENRKALKVKSFEKDWDEKVIIHSQSGEIQKGDLVYLANLRQKKFSDKFTTSGKEIMTSLPANRKQNILQSLAKPGQVKKTQLFVRIDSIKWLKKIPFQEVDNIIINLAENEWKELDVNAFLIKKNAHKIFFELPKIIPEGKIAFYRSLFKKYGKQGYRNFMISHLSQKLILPEHSTIAANENVYVFNDAAIHFLRKENIKLFCYPLENDLDNLFEHHNKKGIIPVYFYPELFYSRMPVHIRDKDHTFKDDKNYSFKRIRKNGMTIIVPGEPVSLTQHKNKLDARGFGRYLIDLTYEKPSDKRFHTILQKLRQSEQIQPSNTFNFKKGLS
- a CDS encoding endonuclease V — its product is MTLDEHIGFDGVELYKAEENMKYPIKNITPKRAVEQQVEIAPQLIISGSPEKIKIVAGIDVAYSQKPLTGFSAISLFYYPGLEYIKTYQEIDLIGYPYIPGLLSFREGPLIMDTLEKIEEDIDLFLFDGQGIAHPRGVGIASHLGFLLDKPSIGVAKTWLAGEYKEPGNWKGARSNLVDASGNLIGHVLRSRDDTNPLFVSPGHRIGIEEASEIVLNCTTGYRIPEPLRRAHQEAEKYKNEGDI